From a region of the Methyloprofundus sp. genome:
- a CDS encoding plasmid replication initiator RepB has product MDNSNKLTVVKSNAIIDAGYYLSIYENRILLTCISQINSMGEIGLNDVFTVSAQDLIGLIGLDDKNTYKQLKKAVDRLYERSVTIDLPNNEILKVRWVSSIKYIKQAGTVELKFSQDMIPYILQIRREFTQYRLKNVLMFKSNYSIRVYELLVKWSGDHKTVTVEWLKKQFQLETKYTRIGDLKKYVLDIAIKEINQYSDMNVQYSQIKQGRNVIAFKFKYGLKHPQPKKSKHNFNDHIHGISRAEIEKNARVGESYSEAAARLAKLKNTH; this is encoded by the coding sequence GTGGATAACTCAAATAAGCTCACCGTTGTTAAAAGTAATGCCATTATTGATGCTGGGTATTATTTAAGCATCTATGAAAACCGTATTTTATTAACCTGTATTAGCCAAATTAATTCCATGGGAGAAATAGGTTTAAATGATGTCTTTACAGTTAGTGCCCAAGACTTAATTGGTTTAATTGGTCTAGATGATAAAAATACATATAAACAGTTAAAAAAGGCAGTTGATAGACTTTATGAAAGGTCAGTTACTATTGATTTACCTAATAATGAAATACTAAAAGTACGTTGGGTTTCTTCTATTAAATATATCAAACAAGCTGGTACCGTAGAGTTGAAATTTTCACAGGATATGATTCCTTATATTTTACAAATTAGGCGTGAATTTACTCAATACCGGCTAAAAAATGTACTAATGTTTAAGTCTAACTACAGTATCAGAGTCTATGAATTATTAGTTAAATGGAGTGGCGATCATAAAACAGTAACTGTTGAATGGCTCAAAAAGCAATTTCAGTTAGAAACAAAATATACTCGAATTGGTGATTTAAAAAAGTATGTTTTAGATATCGCAATCAAAGAAATCAATCAATATTCTGATATGAATGTACAGTACAGCCAGATTAAGCAAGGACGCAATGTAATAGCATTCAAATTTAAGTATGGGTTAAAGCATCCCCAACCCAAAAAATCTAAACATAACTTTAATGACCATATCCACGGCATTAGTAGAGCAGAGATTGAAAAAAATGCACGCGTAGGAGAAAGCTATTCAGAAGCCGCTGCCAGATTGGCTAAACTGAAAAATACCCACTAA
- a CDS encoding AdoMet-dependent heme synthase yields MSKTLNLTRLWHKAHSHLQPFTEHLALADDTSFTCPICTKNNAFKLKVQVRFGEQDWESAEPIYCPGCSEYSLLDVPTHKEPLTTVDARLWSAEPTFLNIEPTTRCNFNCWYCVGRHMQQEDIKVENFAQVLDNFPTVKTIALVGEGEPLMHKGFFDMAHMAKERNVRVMIISNGSTLSTSIVKQLCESEVAYIGISIDSIDPKVFASSRIDGKLEQIWQGIQRLREYRDAHGYQYPKIGLKGTLFSYNKTELPDIVETAKSYGVEIFESFQALNPMSTYIPIYPEQSLSEVAHIDEVANIINQDSVQATQQLQPFAEFCATEGIEIDKNGTANNIRNNCDEQWIYSLLSGDITPCCQIKTPISDTWNLFKHTLPDILSDHQYENTRFNLWNGIFPTYCDGCWKTR; encoded by the coding sequence ATGAGTAAAACACTTAATTTAACTCGCCTATGGCATAAAGCACATAGTCACTTACAACCTTTCACCGAACATTTAGCACTCGCCGATGATACTAGTTTTACTTGCCCTATCTGTACTAAAAATAATGCTTTCAAACTGAAGGTACAAGTGCGTTTTGGGGAGCAGGACTGGGAAAGTGCTGAGCCGATCTATTGCCCGGGTTGTAGTGAATATAGTTTATTGGATGTACCTACCCATAAAGAGCCACTCACAACAGTGGATGCAAGATTGTGGTCGGCCGAACCCACTTTTTTAAACATCGAACCTACCACTCGCTGTAATTTTAATTGTTGGTATTGTGTCGGCCGCCATATGCAGCAAGAAGATATTAAAGTAGAGAACTTCGCCCAAGTTTTGGATAATTTCCCAACAGTTAAAACCATTGCTCTCGTAGGTGAAGGTGAGCCATTAATGCATAAAGGCTTCTTTGATATGGCGCATATGGCCAAAGAACGCAATGTACGAGTAATGATTATTTCGAATGGCTCAACCTTAAGTACAAGTATTGTTAAGCAGCTATGCGAATCTGAAGTAGCTTATATTGGCATTTCGATTGATTCGATTGACCCTAAGGTTTTCGCCAGCTCACGAATTGATGGCAAATTGGAGCAGATTTGGCAAGGTATTCAACGTTTGCGTGAATATCGTGATGCACATGGTTACCAATATCCAAAAATTGGTTTAAAAGGAACTTTATTCTCCTATAACAAAACAGAATTGCCTGATATTGTGGAAACGGCAAAATCTTATGGCGTAGAGATATTTGAGTCTTTTCAGGCTTTAAATCCTATGAGTACTTATATCCCTATTTATCCAGAGCAATCACTCAGTGAAGTAGCACATATTGATGAAGTAGCTAATATTATCAATCAAGATAGTGTACAAGCAACACAGCAGTTACAACCTTTTGCTGAGTTTTGTGCTACTGAAGGCATCGAAATAGATAAGAATGGTACCGCTAATAATATCCGTAATAATTGCGATGAGCAGTGGATTTACTCTTTACTTAGTGGTGATATCACACCTTGTTGCCAGATTAAAACACCTATTAGTGATACTTGGAATTTATTTAAACATACCTTGCCTGACATTCTCAGTGATCATCAATATGAAAATACCCGGTTTAATCTTTGGAATGGTATTTTTCCAACTTATTGTGATGGTTGTTGGAAAACACGTTGA